One part of the Enterococcus sp. DIV1094 genome encodes these proteins:
- a CDS encoding QWxxN domain yields MPIDNQSNRQRNGQFNNKQNEKENQRIFQEEVNEISRWVTGRGPTPDILHSPLLLSLYVSSILGNVVVQGEAPKKRQAMIGETPDLKQAPHDHRAVFEAETTVEVKQQGMRPEMLYALASNSTVDTTLISPALPENSTAIFPLQLPVHPQNMTIDLVDIVHDWSLNIHKKAHQIAEVYDCTTNKTVSSLPKLRFWESPDHTQAHFKTVCKVAIAESQEINQQRIAHPNNIQQFSFKRNSDGSSENQFSFEDSAVKLKNIFQQAYEKTVNQTSQQTTGNTTNTRPEEADFFGGLTNAFTTFFRQFDQPIYTEKQESLNGDSVISRFLDKVARSMIYEKEADYPGKSSINTNIPPSFQSTEFSSEASILNKEEVGFATQFWQLFSKLDEIVTDFIKKRDPLTIRGAEARPINDPRFNNRGGEGSKAVTENQPVPSNKKASDSSKLAVARKIAEDIEQNRVPAERYQEPLPNFFYDLSLYRNKHKTEDVINKLKVFLVKQKVLDRTASDMEVITALENWAGIRHKNDISQDSSKNQFAVYLIRRYYGLKNVRLGDALTTAQLQATFMQLKANVHLENYTYEDKSKPIQFSEKETPVGSYYRTETMVCNQIFADFLNDVAATVPKNQTITSIIYNRDLFNDREKTEKVNQEMTKFAQTQDSTLKDPTPSELVRWMRKWLFKTQKYEEIVSREALAAKELLTAFGSNMTILGTNDARAVILQWENNNAQVGYNYKDTTIDAISPDTLKDKSDRTEEQKVLSFLKENRIVHSNETTSVVEEGTKPSILSEREEVIDKRIVAFLKTKGIVCDPTKPQAFVDKVSNWTMLEGANQKVVDPVKLKQIAQAMLGEENNGLISNEEAELTFTGWLEKKIEKQDLEKQDVTSVPDKQPKIENLSLKDKENILISQQVFEKMKEHLRENKIVIDHTTKEEIISGLAKWFVENKEKGEIRPEKFQAVATIILKESKLYGGAEDELISDYNAKKTVMKWVLETVLGSSIDAYAAKKIIDHPNPASFTIGQLRKSFSLNELVKDGQLTLHKYSDPSKQREFESKIGYLWNVSLDQILPNYFLQSSEMPDDLLISNYRSLLHLAGSRILAASGILKKFEQKEVRTLGQLFFESVSERGVKDIEEYNHLLLPALFTTAQLDAPALRTAMAEGNYKEVAISMFIGYFQRGYFAIMEHQEEVNRFYGGYQTAVINFRRKQALVKEVLKECERLGIRIPPLAGEIYLAGGNPCPGPWIPRSIEPWYRELTSDVAESYHLFNRKLISLSVHSIGQAELDFMFSPETRIYEGKAEFRDEAALASKPIGSLPSLLIAKRKETRDDLILTQKQTDIFVAIRGNEERVYALKRLDKDGGYTVYRVDRDPLLFLKNDLIDLKSLWWKKYRKEGEKVRIGDYSYSFMLQINQDNQLSHGDQREDLCNLISMKHKDALYTQLYESGNDQTMASKTWNVVSHIIPFYDCVVGIINKDTESAAFNCSIDAILAFPVLGQISSMSARFALGLARVLARGGLTGLVKNSAKIMPKLSEVRSLLMSGVRYIDPGIDLAIGGGRIVIHNLVKLKNLPAITKNIQFKQVLEKLEIHVRAEPVPQLSKSTIEARLPENGPQVLVKKIKNDLYVKVSDYKKGDVYGRYFTLRGDQLREFEGSVSFTEREKELIDSVKIELQPDETIFKKMNYYPKGYGEGAVMDILKNGMRQQKTAIEMNGKLVPVRTQVIEKHGARYDVLAGNHVLPVNYNGIEWYFEGEISPRLHEAVGRNLAKWQSHYEALTDPATLSAPDAKGLMWSKEGRSYIKFQNRYIPLVLVDKETNQYQLVKKDIFLEKTILRFDPEINQFRFETDLEKKIVERPEGMLMAGGFDEGASTSRGSRGGTGSAQTALVYQTINNPLYPPYLWLPRSPNRWQEWKARMNAIEITDLSINYRAESNQVILPRLTKFIPIERKKIMTNEAETLKSITQGIQHCLPDDLKNKVRVYAGLDANKMPEHLKQFQKTLAKEYTVSLEILDNVIKECKKMLKLKQISSTERGTYLSNMFVLYGKPEEQAVLREVVKRLLTIAERNKLFLQQSADWGFKNILIASTDFQKDPVTQVFYSANKQRSSTYGFVIRQDAENRIIIMADSFNKNPNVWPEAELAPPVSETLLHEASHLSSMANDIISYGMAARGFRKRGKDAQIDFFSRYFKDFGSDGFYKFGYAVADDLKIEGLSMMTVFENLGKDPMLFANYLMTDAEYVATLLRDIAYGYSFEQAILRQKRSTDEPIEKLGDGNFLISMSLVASGDFATIGRHIELEVTKETTLGSTLESIATTTAFSVPVDMQSGSNTEMRLDQPQEMKPPQHPRMKRSDLNLQEGEVSLGPAKNSRLEQANPSTGVSKPTSPNPSLLQSFTTLVNKGIGRSKAQNVSQTKRQKQKKLVGLNI; encoded by the coding sequence ATGCCAATTGATAATCAAAGTAATCGACAACGGAATGGTCAATTCAACAATAAGCAGAATGAGAAAGAGAATCAGCGGATTTTTCAAGAGGAGGTCAATGAGATTTCTCGTTGGGTGACTGGTCGTGGTCCTACCCCAGATATTCTTCACTCGCCATTGTTATTATCTTTATATGTTTCTAGTATCTTAGGAAATGTAGTCGTCCAAGGAGAAGCGCCAAAAAAAAGGCAAGCCATGATTGGAGAAACGCCCGACCTGAAGCAAGCACCACATGATCACAGAGCTGTCTTTGAGGCAGAAACCACTGTTGAAGTAAAACAACAAGGCATGCGTCCGGAAATGCTCTATGCACTTGCTTCGAACTCGACTGTTGATACTACGTTGATCAGTCCGGCTTTGCCGGAAAATAGCACTGCAATTTTTCCACTTCAACTACCCGTTCATCCCCAAAATATGACGATTGATTTAGTTGATATTGTTCATGACTGGAGTTTGAATATCCATAAAAAAGCACACCAAATTGCGGAAGTTTATGACTGTACAACTAATAAAACTGTTTCCTCCCTCCCAAAATTGAGGTTTTGGGAATCACCTGACCATACCCAAGCTCATTTTAAAACCGTTTGTAAAGTTGCCATTGCTGAATCCCAAGAAATCAATCAACAACGAATAGCTCACCCGAATAATATCCAACAATTTTCGTTCAAAAGAAATAGCGACGGAAGTTCCGAAAACCAATTCTCATTTGAAGATTCAGCGGTAAAGCTGAAAAATATTTTTCAACAAGCATATGAAAAAACAGTGAATCAGACGAGTCAACAGACGACAGGAAATACAACAAATACCCGTCCAGAGGAAGCCGACTTTTTTGGCGGATTAACGAACGCTTTTACTACGTTTTTCAGGCAATTTGACCAACCAATCTATACAGAAAAACAAGAAAGTTTAAATGGCGATTCAGTGATCAGCCGCTTTTTAGACAAGGTTGCCCGCAGTATGATCTATGAAAAAGAAGCAGATTATCCAGGAAAGTCTTCGATCAATACCAATATTCCACCTTCTTTTCAATCGACTGAGTTTTCAAGTGAAGCCTCTATTTTAAATAAAGAAGAGGTAGGATTTGCGACCCAATTTTGGCAGTTGTTTAGTAAATTGGACGAGATAGTTACTGACTTTATCAAGAAAAGGGACCCATTGACTATACGTGGAGCTGAGGCAAGGCCAATCAATGATCCTCGTTTCAATAATAGAGGGGGAGAAGGGAGTAAAGCAGTCACAGAAAATCAACCAGTGCCAAGCAACAAGAAGGCTTCTGATTCTTCCAAGCTAGCGGTAGCAAGAAAGATCGCGGAAGATATTGAACAAAATCGTGTCCCAGCTGAACGCTATCAAGAACCTTTACCAAATTTTTTTTACGATCTTTCTTTGTATAGAAATAAACATAAAACAGAAGACGTCATCAATAAATTGAAAGTATTTTTAGTAAAACAAAAAGTTCTTGATCGAACTGCTAGTGATATGGAAGTCATCACAGCACTAGAGAATTGGGCAGGAATCCGTCATAAAAATGATATTTCGCAAGACTCGTCTAAAAACCAATTTGCTGTCTATCTCATTCGAAGGTACTATGGCTTAAAAAATGTCAGACTAGGGGATGCGTTAACTACGGCACAACTACAAGCAACTTTCATGCAGTTAAAAGCCAATGTACACTTGGAAAATTATACCTATGAAGATAAGTCAAAACCCATTCAGTTCTCCGAGAAGGAAACACCTGTTGGTTCTTATTATCGGACAGAAACAATGGTGTGTAATCAAATTTTTGCGGACTTCTTAAATGATGTTGCTGCCACTGTGCCAAAAAATCAAACGATCACATCTATTATTTACAATCGCGATCTTTTTAATGATCGGGAGAAAACAGAAAAAGTAAATCAAGAGATGACCAAATTTGCGCAAACACAAGACAGTACGTTAAAAGACCCAACTCCGAGTGAACTGGTGAGATGGATGAGAAAATGGCTATTTAAAACGCAAAAATATGAAGAGATCGTAAGTAGAGAAGCATTAGCCGCTAAGGAGTTGCTAACAGCATTTGGATCGAATATGACGATTTTGGGAACAAACGATGCACGAGCAGTCATACTTCAGTGGGAGAACAATAATGCACAAGTAGGATATAACTACAAAGATACTACCATCGATGCGATTTCACCAGATACTCTCAAAGATAAATCAGACCGGACAGAGGAACAAAAGGTCCTATCTTTTCTTAAAGAAAATCGGATCGTTCATTCGAATGAAACCACTAGTGTAGTTGAAGAAGGAACGAAACCAAGTATTCTTAGCGAACGAGAAGAAGTGATTGATAAACGTATTGTCGCTTTTTTGAAAACAAAAGGAATCGTTTGTGATCCAACAAAACCTCAAGCGTTTGTTGATAAAGTTTCTAATTGGACGATGCTTGAGGGAGCAAATCAAAAAGTAGTCGACCCGGTCAAATTAAAGCAAATTGCTCAAGCGATGCTTGGCGAGGAAAATAACGGACTTATTTCAAACGAGGAAGCAGAACTAACCTTTACAGGATGGCTAGAGAAAAAAATAGAAAAACAAGATTTGGAAAAGCAAGATGTAACCAGTGTGCCTGATAAGCAACCAAAAATTGAAAATCTTAGTTTAAAAGATAAAGAAAATATTTTGATCAGTCAGCAAGTGTTTGAGAAAATGAAAGAACATTTACGTGAAAACAAAATAGTGATCGATCACACAACAAAAGAAGAGATCATAAGTGGTTTGGCAAAATGGTTTGTGGAAAACAAAGAAAAGGGAGAAATCAGACCCGAAAAATTTCAAGCTGTAGCAACGATCATCTTGAAAGAGTCGAAATTATACGGCGGAGCAGAGGATGAGCTGATCTCGGATTATAATGCAAAAAAAACAGTGATGAAATGGGTGTTGGAGACTGTCTTGGGTAGTTCAATTGATGCGTATGCAGCGAAAAAAATTATTGACCATCCTAATCCTGCGAGTTTTACGATCGGTCAGCTTAGAAAATCATTCAGTCTGAATGAGTTGGTGAAGGACGGGCAACTCACTCTTCACAAATATAGTGATCCGAGCAAACAAAGAGAATTTGAGTCTAAAATAGGTTATTTATGGAATGTTTCTTTGGACCAAATACTGCCAAATTATTTTCTCCAATCCAGTGAAATGCCTGACGATCTGTTGATTTCCAATTATCGTTCGTTGCTACATCTGGCAGGTTCAAGAATATTGGCAGCTTCAGGTATTCTCAAAAAATTCGAGCAAAAAGAGGTACGTACGTTGGGCCAACTTTTCTTTGAGTCAGTCAGTGAACGCGGGGTGAAAGATATAGAAGAATATAATCATCTTTTACTACCGGCACTATTTACTACTGCTCAGTTGGATGCACCAGCCTTGAGAACAGCTATGGCGGAAGGAAACTATAAGGAAGTCGCGATCAGTATGTTCATTGGTTATTTCCAGAGAGGTTATTTTGCGATCATGGAACATCAAGAAGAAGTCAATCGATTCTATGGAGGCTACCAGACAGCAGTGATCAACTTTCGCCGAAAACAGGCGTTAGTGAAAGAGGTGCTAAAGGAATGTGAAAGACTCGGGATAAGAATTCCTCCATTGGCAGGAGAAATATATTTAGCTGGAGGGAATCCCTGTCCAGGACCGTGGATTCCTCGTAGCATTGAACCGTGGTACAGAGAGTTAACAAGTGATGTGGCGGAGTCTTATCATTTATTTAATCGAAAATTGATCAGTTTATCCGTTCATTCGATTGGTCAAGCAGAGTTAGATTTTATGTTTTCTCCTGAGACTCGAATCTATGAAGGAAAGGCTGAGTTTAGAGATGAAGCGGCTCTTGCCTCAAAACCGATCGGATCACTTCCGTCCCTTCTGATAGCCAAGAGAAAAGAAACAAGGGATGATTTGATCTTAACCCAAAAACAAACAGATATCTTTGTCGCCATTCGTGGCAATGAAGAACGGGTGTATGCGTTGAAGAGGTTAGATAAAGACGGTGGTTACACTGTTTATCGTGTGGATAGAGATCCCCTTCTATTTTTAAAGAACGATTTAATCGATCTAAAATCACTTTGGTGGAAGAAGTATAGAAAAGAAGGGGAGAAGGTTCGAATCGGTGATTATTCCTATTCTTTTATGCTACAAATCAATCAAGATAATCAATTATCCCATGGTGATCAGAGGGAAGACTTATGCAATCTTATTAGCATGAAACATAAAGATGCATTATATACCCAATTATATGAATCAGGTAATGACCAGACGATGGCAAGTAAAACCTGGAATGTTGTTAGCCATATCATCCCATTTTATGATTGTGTCGTTGGGATCATCAACAAAGATACGGAAAGTGCGGCTTTTAATTGTAGTATTGATGCTATTTTAGCTTTCCCAGTATTAGGTCAAATCAGTTCCATGAGTGCCCGATTTGCTTTAGGATTAGCAAGAGTTCTCGCAAGAGGTGGATTAACAGGGTTAGTAAAAAATAGTGCGAAAATAATGCCCAAACTTTCTGAAGTTAGAAGTCTTTTAATGAGTGGCGTACGTTACATTGACCCAGGGATCGATTTAGCCATAGGTGGTGGACGCATAGTCATCCATAATTTAGTGAAACTAAAAAATTTGCCTGCTATCACAAAAAACATCCAGTTCAAGCAAGTGTTAGAAAAATTAGAAATACATGTCAGGGCGGAACCAGTGCCCCAACTATCGAAATCAACGATCGAAGCACGTTTACCAGAAAATGGTCCGCAAGTTCTGGTGAAAAAAATAAAGAATGATTTATATGTCAAAGTATCAGATTATAAAAAAGGCGATGTTTATGGAAGATACTTTACTTTGAGAGGCGACCAATTGAGGGAGTTTGAAGGTTCTGTTTCGTTTACAGAGAGAGAAAAGGAACTTATTGATTCTGTAAAGATCGAACTCCAGCCAGACGAAACGATTTTTAAGAAAATGAATTACTACCCTAAAGGCTATGGCGAAGGCGCAGTCATGGATATACTGAAAAACGGTATGAGACAACAAAAGACGGCAATTGAAATGAACGGAAAACTTGTTCCTGTTAGAACCCAAGTGATAGAAAAACATGGTGCGCGGTATGATGTATTAGCTGGCAATCATGTATTACCGGTAAACTATAATGGAATCGAATGGTATTTTGAAGGAGAGATATCTCCAAGACTTCATGAAGCTGTGGGACGTAACCTTGCGAAATGGCAGTCACACTATGAGGCATTGACTGACCCGGCGACTCTTTCGGCCCCAGATGCAAAAGGTTTGATGTGGAGTAAGGAAGGGCGATCATACATTAAATTTCAAAATCGTTATATTCCTTTAGTTTTAGTAGATAAAGAGACTAACCAATATCAATTAGTGAAAAAAGATATATTTTTGGAAAAGACAATCTTGCGATTTGATCCGGAAATCAATCAATTTCGTTTTGAAACTGATTTGGAGAAAAAGATTGTTGAACGTCCCGAGGGCATGTTGATGGCTGGTGGTTTCGATGAAGGAGCGAGTACATCAAGAGGATCAAGAGGAGGAACAGGTTCTGCCCAAACTGCGCTAGTTTACCAGACCATAAATAATCCCTTATACCCACCATATCTCTGGTTACCAAGATCACCTAATCGATGGCAGGAATGGAAAGCGAGAATGAATGCCATCGAAATCACTGACCTTAGCATCAACTATCGAGCAGAATCGAATCAAGTTATACTTCCTCGATTGACTAAGTTTATTCCGATAGAACGGAAAAAAATCATGACAAATGAAGCTGAGACCTTAAAAAGTATCACGCAAGGTATCCAGCATTGTTTACCGGATGATCTGAAAAATAAAGTGCGTGTTTATGCTGGTTTAGATGCTAATAAGATGCCTGAACATCTCAAACAGTTTCAAAAGACACTTGCAAAAGAGTATACTGTGTCTTTGGAAATTTTAGATAATGTCATCAAAGAATGTAAGAAAATGCTGAAGTTAAAGCAAATAAGTAGTACAGAGCGAGGGACTTACTTATCGAATATGTTTGTATTATATGGGAAGCCAGAGGAACAGGCAGTATTGAGAGAAGTAGTCAAAAGGCTTTTGACGATTGCAGAAAGAAACAAATTGTTTCTTCAACAATCAGCAGATTGGGGATTTAAGAATATTTTGATTGCTTCCACGGACTTTCAAAAAGATCCGGTTACACAGGTATTCTATTCAGCAAATAAGCAACGTTCTTCAACGTATGGATTTGTCATTAGACAAGATGCTGAAAATCGAATCATCATCATGGCTGATTCTTTCAATAAGAATCCTAATGTTTGGCCAGAAGCTGAATTAGCCCCACCTGTATCAGAAACTTTGTTGCATGAGGCATCTCATCTTTCTTCAATGGCTAATGATATTATTTCTTATGGAATGGCTGCTCGTGGATTTAGAAAAAGAGGGAAGGATGCACAAATAGACTTCTTTTCTCGTTATTTTAAGGATTTCGGATCGGATGGTTTTTATAAGTTCGGTTATGCGGTGGCCGATGATCTAAAAATAGAAGGCTTATCGATGATGACGGTTTTTGAAAATTTAGGCAAGGATCCGATGTTGTTTGCGAATTATTTGATGACTGACGCGGAATACGTTGCTACACTTCTAAGAGATATTGCCTATGGCTATAGTTTTGAACAAGCAATCTTACGCCAAAAACGTTCGACCGATGAACCAATTGAGAAACTTGGAGATGGCAATTTCCTCATAAGCATGTCATTGGTAGCAAGCGGCGATTTTGCAACGATAGGAAGACATATTGAGTTGGAAGTGACGAAAGAAACTACTTTAGGAAGCACGCTTGAGTCTATAGCTACGACAACCGCATTTTCCGTTCCTGTAGATATGCAATCAGGAAGTAATACAGAAATGCGCTTGGATCAACCGCAAGAGATGAAGCCTCCACAACACCCAAGAATGAAACGAAGTGACTTGAACTTACAAGAAGGGGAAGTCAGTCTAGGACCTGCTAAAAATAGTCGATTGGAACAAGCAAATCCATCAACTGGAGTTTCTAAGCCAACAAGTCCTAATCCGTCACTTTTGCAAAGTTTCACTACGCTTGTCAATAAAGGTATTGGTAGAAGCAAGGCACAAAATGTGTCTCAGACAAAGCGACAGAAACAAAAGAAATTAGTTGGGTTGAATATTTAA